The nucleotide window TGCAGCTACCCTTTCGCAAAAAGAGGGGAGCCCGAAAGCCCCCCTCATCACTCGTTACGAACTCAACAACAGAACTCGTTACGCAAGTCTTGGCTTAGCGCGCCTGTGCGATGGCCAGCGCGGTGAAGCCGCCCATGCCCAGATCGGCTTCCATCATGGCTTCACCGGTTTCCAGGTTGATGGTGTAGAAGCCGGCCGTCTCGGCGCCTTCCATCTGCAGGATGGCATAGGCCATGTCTTCGCCCTCGGACGGCGACATGATGTCGAAGCCGCCCCAGTCGCTCAGGTCCACGGCTTCGCCGTCGACGGTGACTTCGGCGATGGTTTCCAGCGTGCCTTCGTTATTGGCCAGGCTGACCAGCGAGTCCGTTTCCGCGTCCAGCGCGTATTGGAACGTGCTGCCGGCGGTCTCGCCGTTGATCGCGTTGGTATAGGCGTTGGCATAGATCATCGGGTCGGCGCCGGCATTGGCGTCGCCTTCGGCATAGGCCAGGTCAGTGACGCGCACGACCTTGCCGGCCTTGTCCTCGGCGCTGAAATCCTTGGGGAAATAGACCAGGTTGTCTTCTTCCGAGGAGACGGCGCGGACGGCGTCGATCTTGTTGTTGAAGTCGAACGCGACCTTCGAGCCGTCGGCGACCATGGCGTCGTCGTTGAACGCCGCTTCGAGATCGGTCATCTCACCGCTCGCGGGGTCGATGGTGACGACCATGCCGTTCTTGAAGCCAAGCAGTTCGCCGGTGACGGGGCGCCATGCGATGGCGTCCAGTGCTTCGCTGAGGTCCATGGTCTGCACATCGGTGGGCGATGTGATGTCGGCCATGGACACAAGCGTCATGCCGTCATTGGCAAGCGCGAAACCCATGTCGGCGCTATCGCTCTGCGCGAAGGCGGCGCCCCCCAGCATCGACAGGGCGGAAACGGCGGTGATGGTACGAGTATACATTGTATTCCTCTCTCTTTTTCAGCTTACGCAACCAGCCTCCCTGGCCGGCGCTTGACCGAAGATACGGAGGGTGATCGAGAGAAGTTTCAGCGCGCTCGGATTTTTTTTCGTCGTTACACGCTAGCTGTTTCATGCAGAGGTGTTGGCGATCCTGTTGAAGCGCATGGTAAGGCTGTGTAGCGTTGGGAAACTCACAATGGAGAGCCGCATCATGTCATTCCGCGCCTTTATGACCGCCACGCTGGCCGTGTTCAGCCTGTCAGGCAGCGTCATCGCGGCCCCCGACACCGTGCCGCTGACCGGCGATATCACGCTGGGCGGCGGCGGGTTCAGCACCGGCGGCGGCGTCACCGTGGCGGTCGAGCCGCGCCGGGCCACCGATGGGCAGTTGGCGCTCTGCGGTGTCTGGGCGCAAAGCGAGCGGCTGACAGCCTATGTGCGCCCGCATGTGCGCGACCTTCTGGCACCCGGATCGCTGGCCGTGGACGGGCAGGCGGTGCTGCATGACCTCCGGGTGTTCAACGAGGTTGCGCCTGCCGAAAGCTATGTCGGCGCCCCGGCCACTTGCATGGGCACCGGTCTGCCGTATCGCGATGGTGTCCGCGTCAAAATCCGCATTCCGCGCCGCGCCGTGGTGCGTGAACGCGACAGCGACGGCATCGGGGCCGAGATCTGGTTCATGCCGGCGACGGGCGAAAACCTGGCGCTGACCTCGGGGTCGATCCTGCCGGCGCGGTGGACGCGGTTCACATCGCCGGGCGACCAGTACGACACCACGCGCCCCGAAGAGAACCCGCCGCAGGACTGAGCGTCGCGTCCGTGTCATCCCGATTGAAAAACCCCGGACGATGGGGCAATATCGTGACCATTGAAGGTTAACGAAACGGTGCGGCAAAGACGGGGCAAACCCGCGATCCCGCCGGCACCACGAGGACAGAGCAGGACAGTCCCGATGAAAAAGGTATTGATGACCCTTATGGCTGTCGGCCTTGCCGGCTGCGGCCAGCCCGATCGCTTCGACGGGCGCAGCGGTTCGGTCAGCCGCGCCGCGCCCATGGCGTCGGGTCCGATCTCGAACGCCTGCATGGCGTCCGACCGCAAGGCGCGGTCGCGGGCGCTGTGCGGCTGTATCCAGGCGGCGGCGGACCAGACGCTGAACCCCTCCGACCAGCGCCGCGCGGCGGCGTTCTATCGCGACCCGCACAAGGCGCAGGAAATCCGCCAGTCGGACCGGGGCCGGGACGAGTCGTTCTGGAAGGCCTATCGCGCCTATGGTGAGCGGGCCGAGCGGCTTTGCCGATGAGCGGCCTGTTCGACTTTCTGACCGAGCTTCCGCCCTATGACGACAACGAAACCACGATCTATCGGCTGAACCAGCGGCACAAGCTGATCATCGACCCGTTCGGCCCGCAGATCGAAGGGGCCCGCGTTCTGGACATCGCCGCCCATGACGGGCGGTGGTCCTACGCGCTGGCCGCCGCCGGCGCGGCCGAGGTCGTGGGGGTCGAGGCGCGGCCCGAGCTGGTGGCAAGGTTCGACGCCTTCCCCGAGACCGACTTCAAGCCGCGCGTGAGCCTGACCTGCGGCGACCTGTTCGACGATCTCGAGGCGCGGGGCGCGGCGGGCGAGCGGTTCGACGTGGTGGCGCTCTACGGCATCTTCTACCACGTGATGGACCACTTCCGCCTGTTGTCGCTCATTCGTGCACTGGAACCGGGGCTGGTCATGATCGACAGCGAGTTCATCGTGCAGGACAACGCCATGATCCAGGTCCTGAAGGAAGACGTGTCGAACCCGCTCAATGCCGTGACCGAGGTGGAGGGGCGCAGCCACACGGTCGTCGGCGTGCCGTCCCGCAGGGCCACCGAGTTCATGGCCGAGGCGCTGAACCTTGACTGTGTCTGGATCGACCACGACCTGATCCTGGGCGAGGACCGTCGGGGTATGCACGACTATTTCCGCGACGGGCGCAAGGTGCGGCATGTCTGCGCGCTGAGCCCGGCAGGCCGGGGCTGACCGGCGCCACGGGGGCCGCGAAAATGCGCATTTTCGCCGCCATTATCCGCGCGGAAAATGGGCCCGCTCACGCCTTCAGCCGATAGCCTTTGCGGAAAAGTGCCCAGGCCAGGAGCGACACCGCCAGCGTCGAGCCCAGCACGATCGCCGCGCCCAGCGGCACGCTGCTGTCCGAGACGCCGATCATGCCGTAGCGGCCCCCGTCCATCAGGTAGAACACCGGGTTCACGTGGCTGATCGTGTAAAGCGCGCCGGGCAGCGCCTCGACCGAGTAGAACGTGCCCGAAAGGAACGCGAGCGGCGTGACGATGAAGTTGGTGATCGCCGCCATCTGGTCGAACTTCTGCGCAAAGATCCCCGCGACCATGCCAAGCGCCCCCAGAAACGCGGCACCCAGCGTCACGAAGCCCAGCCAGATCAAAGGATGCGCCGGCACGATCCCCAGGAACAGCGCCAGCCCCACCGCGATGGCCAGCGCCACCAGAACGCCGCGCGCGACGGCCCCGGCCAGGTAGCCCAGCACCAGCTCGGCCGGTGACAGGGGCGGCATCAGCGTGTCGACGATGTTGCCCTGCACCTTGGAAATCACGATGGACGACGAGGTGTTGGCGAAACTGTTCTGGATCACCGTCATCATCAGGATGCCGGGCGCGATGAAGGTGGTGAAATCCACGCCCATCACGTCGCCCCGGCGCTCTCCGATGGCGATGGAAAAGATCACCAGGAACAGCCCCGCCGTCGCCAGCGGCGCCATCAGGGTCTGGGTCCAGACGGCAAGAAACCGCTGGGTTTCGCGCTTGGCGAGCGTCGCCAGCCCAAGCCAGTTGACCCGCCCGAAGCGGCGGCTGCCCATTTCGTGGAATTCCTGCATCTCGGCCTCGATTGTCGTCTTGCGGTGCCTTGTAACTCAACGCCCAGTGATTAGAATAGGGCAACTTGCAAAAAGAC belongs to Roseovarius sp. THAF27 and includes:
- a CDS encoding DUF4394 domain-containing protein; protein product: MYTRTITAVSALSMLGGAAFAQSDSADMGFALANDGMTLVSMADITSPTDVQTMDLSEALDAIAWRPVTGELLGFKNGMVVTIDPASGEMTDLEAAFNDDAMVADGSKVAFDFNNKIDAVRAVSSEEDNLVYFPKDFSAEDKAGKVVRVTDLAYAEGDANAGADPMIYANAYTNAINGETAGSTFQYALDAETDSLVSLANNEGTLETIAEVTVDGEAVDLSDWGGFDIMSPSEGEDMAYAILQMEGAETAGFYTINLETGEAMMEADLGMGGFTALAIAQAR
- a CDS encoding ABC transporter permease, translated to MQEFHEMGSRRFGRVNWLGLATLAKRETQRFLAVWTQTLMAPLATAGLFLVIFSIAIGERRGDVMGVDFTTFIAPGILMMTVIQNSFANTSSSIVISKVQGNIVDTLMPPLSPAELVLGYLAGAVARGVLVALAIAVGLALFLGIVPAHPLIWLGFVTLGAAFLGALGMVAGIFAQKFDQMAAITNFIVTPLAFLSGTFYSVEALPGALYTISHVNPVFYLMDGGRYGMIGVSDSSVPLGAAIVLGSTLAVSLLAWALFRKGYRLKA
- a CDS encoding methyltransferase domain-containing protein, which codes for MSGLFDFLTELPPYDDNETTIYRLNQRHKLIIDPFGPQIEGARVLDIAAHDGRWSYALAAAGAAEVVGVEARPELVARFDAFPETDFKPRVSLTCGDLFDDLEARGAAGERFDVVALYGIFYHVMDHFRLLSLIRALEPGLVMIDSEFIVQDNAMIQVLKEDVSNPLNAVTEVEGRSHTVVGVPSRRATEFMAEALNLDCVWIDHDLILGEDRRGMHDYFRDGRKVRHVCALSPAGRG